The window CCACAGCACATTGCGGTTAAACCCGGCATCAACGAACTGATGCCGATTGCCGTCGGCCACTTGAATCGCCTGGTCACGCCGTTCGAACATCCGGTAGTCACGACCACCAGTCAGGCGACTACCAGTACCAAAGGCAAAATCGTTTATGTCGCCACCGCCGACGAAACGCCGGTCACGCTATACATCACCCCCGGCGACAACCAGGACATCGCACTATCCCTAACCCTGATCCCCAAACGCATTCCGGCGCGGGAAATCCACCTCGATCTGGATAAGGACAGCTACCAATTGCTGAACCAATGGCAACGCGCCGATTCCGCAAGTCGAACCTCGAGTCAACAGGAACAAGCCTACATCAGCCAACTGAAAGCGCTGTTTCGGGATTTGGGTTTGCAAAAGACCCCGGCCGGATATTCACTCCGCGAACCCAAGCCCCAAGAACAAATTCGCTGCCTGCAAGACCGCGTGCAAATTAAAACCGGCCAAGTTCTGGAAAGCCAGGATCGGCTGATTCTGGTGGGACTTGCCAAGAATACCGGCGGCGACATGCTCGAGTTCGACGAACGCAGTTGCGCGACGACGCAACAGGACGTGCTCGCCGTGTCGGTCTGGCCCAACGTGGTGTTGAAACCACAGGAAGCCACCGAATTGTATGTCATGGTCCGACAATCGCCTGAGGCGTCATCCAGTTTGCGGCCTTCGTTACTGAGCGGAGGTCAACCCTAATGGCCAGTGTCGATACCTGGTGGACACGCTTGAGTCCAACCGCCAAACGTAATTTAGCTGTCGGCAGCATCGGTACCGTGCTGTTGGCCGTCATCATCGCGCTGGCCACCATCACCCCGGAAGTCGGCAAGCCACTGAGTAAACAGGCCACCATCCAACACATCCTGACCGATAGCGATCCGCGCTCGCTGGGGATCGACGGCATTTCCGCGCAATTGCGCGATCTGCTGCAGAAAAACGACGAACAAGCCCGCCGACTAGCCTCAATCGAAGAACAGCAACGGCGCGAACAGCAATCCGACGAAATCCGCTTCAAACAATGGACCACCGCTGAGCGGGAAGCCTATGAAGCCAAGCTTCAAGCGGTCACCGGTGAAGTTGAGACGTTGAAGAACAAAGCGTCTACAACGGCAGTGGCTGGCAACCCTGGCGACGCCAATCAACCTGCTGTGGAGCCAACGGCACCGGGAAGACCGTCATACGGCCGCCCGAGCAATCCGCCGTTCGACAACGGGCAAGACGATCTCAACCGCGTGTTCGAGCAAGCCGCTATTCCCGCACCGACTGCTAGCAATACCGGCGTCTCAGGAGCACGAGCCAATAACCAAGCGCCGGCGGCTATGCAAATTCGGGTTATCCAGGAAGGTACTGACCAATCCAACGATAAAGACAAAGACACGACTCCGACTCTGGATCGCAGACACTCGAACCATGCCAACAACGACGTTTTCATCCCGGCCGGCAGCATATTGACCGGGGTGTTGTTGAACGGCCTGGATGCCCCGACCGGCAAAAAAGCCAAGAAAGAACCCATGCCGGTACTGTTCCGGATCAAGAAGGAAGCCATTCTGCCCAACCGTTTTCATGCCGATGTCCGCGAGTGCTTCCTGCTGGCCGCGGGCTTCGGCGACCTGAGTGCTGAGCGGGCCTACTTTCGCGGCGAGACCTTTTCCTGTGTCCGGCAGGACGGTGGCGTGATCGAAGTACCGATGAATGCGTATGCCACCGGCGAAGACGGCAAAAACGGGGTGCGTGGCCGCGTCGTTTCCAAACAAGGTGCACTACTCGCCCAATCCATGATGGCGGGCTTTTTACGCGGCTTTTCCGATGCCTTCGGCCGCAACCAGATCCCGGTGCTGATGACCGGCGGCCTGGGGGCGCTTTCAGGAACTACACCGTTTCAAAGCGCGTTTTCCTCGCAGTCGATGGAAGGTGGTGCGTTGAAAGGCGCCGGTTACGCCATGGAACGCCTGTCACATTTTTACATGGACATGGCCGAAGAGATTTACCCGGTCATCGAAGTCGATGCCACCCGCCAGGTCAACTTCATCGTGCAAAAAGGCACGGCGCTGAAGCTGAAGTCGCCGAGCTGATTCTTTAACCCAACTCCAAAGGTCGTTATGACGCTACGCAAAATTTCTTTATTGATAGCCACGCTACTCGGTACATCCATCGCCCTGGCCGCCAATCCGCAAAAGCAGGCGGTCTCGGATATTGCCGCCGGTTTGCTATCGATCAAAATCGACGGCATGCAGGACTTGCCGATCTCGGGCCTGAAGATGGTCAAGTCCGGTGAGCAGACGGTGTTTATCTCCAGCAATGGCCGCTTTGCCTTTTACGGCGGCAAATTGATGGACATCTGGACTCAGCAAGAAATCAAGGAACTGGCGGATATCGACAAAATCGCCAACCGTATCGATCTGTCGCGGATGAAACTCAAGGCCGACGATCTAGGTGCGGTGACCGTCGGCCACGGCAAAGCCCAGGTACTGGTGTTCATCGATCCCCGGTGCCCTTACTGCGGCAAGGTCATGAAAGACCTGCAAGCCTTGCAAGACCAATACACCTTCAAACTGGTGATGGTGCCCATCCTCGGCCCCGAGTCGCAAAACATCGTCGTGCAACTGGCCTGTCAGTTAGGCGCGAGCGATACCAAAGCCAAAGACGCCGCGCGCGACCGCTTGTTGAAACAGGATTACGCGGGCTTGCCGACCGAACCACCGGTTCAGTGCAACAAAGAGCCACTGCAAAAAGCCGTGGTCACCGCCAAGTTATTCGATTTGAAGGGTGTGCCATTTCTGATCGCCCCGGACGGCCGCACCCACAGTGGCGCACCCGAGGTATTAGCCGATTGGTTGGCCGACAAACCCAAACCGTCGCCCAGTCTGGCAACGACACCCGCTACCAACGCCCAAAACACCAAAGCACAGGAGAAGCAGCCTTGAAATCCATGCATTCGAATTCCTTGACTTTCAGCAGCCTGTTGCTGATGGTGTTAACCACCGGATGCGCCACCACCGAATACGGCTGTAAAGGCATGCCGGACGAGCCCAGCTGCCTATCGACCACTCAGGCTTACCAGATCACCAATACGGCGATAACGGAAGCACCTCCGGAAAATAACCAAAGTTCGGAGTCACCCGTTAAACCGACACTCCCGCCCCCGTTACAACAACCCGTGCCCAAGATCGACGATCCCACACCGATTCGCACGCCCTCCCAGGTCATGCGCATCTGGATCGCGCCTTGGGAAGATGCCGAGGGCGATTTGATGGTGTCCAACTACGTTTACACCGAATTGGAACCCCGGCGCTGGATGATCGGCAAGGCGGCACCGACAGCCAATTCGTCGTTGATTCCTTTACAAATCGAGCAACGTCCGTCCGAGAAACGGCCGACCGTCGATACCCCTGAAGATGACAATCCGGAAAACCGATTAGGCAAACAATTGCCCTGATCCATCATCCCTTTTCACCGCAGGCCACACCCCCTGCGAGAGTGAGCGGGCATCCGCTTAACAAGCGCCGGAATTGCATTTCCGAGGCCGGACGGGCAACTGTTCTTTTCTAAACAATCGAGGTCGTTTGAATGAAATCGTCCACTCGAACCGGGGTCTTGGTGGCCCTGGCATCGTTATTTTTTATGTTGATGGCATCCGACGCCATGGCCGGTGCCGGCGGTACCGAGTTCAATAACGTCTGGACCTTGCTGACCGGCTGGGTCGAAGGCTTGCTCGGCCGCATCATTGCCATCGTGTTCGTCATCGTCGGCCTGGTGGCCGGTGTCGTGCGCGGCAGCATCATGGGCTTTGTGCTGGGGATTGCTAGCGGTGTCGGCCTGTTTGCGGCGCCGACCATCATCACCAACATCGTCACCGCGACGATTTAAGGTTGTCCATCATGACCGGTGACTTATCGGATACCGAGACTGCGATGGGCAACCGTCGCCCGTCGCGCTGCCGCAAAGACGGCAGAACCGTTCAGGTTCAAGCCGCCAATGGCCACCCGCTCAACCCCTGCCATCCAGCCAGGGCGCGAGAGTTGTTACGCAAAAAACGCGTGATTCGGGTTTGCCGACATCCCTTTACGATTCGCCTGCATGCCGAGCATCAGACTGAAACCATGCAACAACTGTATGCCGAGGAGACCACCTCATGACCACCGCGCAACCTCCTCGGGCCGATCAGTTGTTCCCGGTACTAGCTTATGAATACGACCATCATCTGTTTCTGATGGCCGATAGCAGTATCGGTTTCGGCTTTTTGTGCCGGCCGATGACCGGCGCCGATGCCAACGTTTCCGCGCGGGTCAACGTATTACTGAATCAGGACTGGCCGCCCGAAACGCTATTACAAGTTTCACTTTGGACCTCACCGGACATCGAAGAGTCGCTGGCGATCATGCAGACCCGGCGTTTGAAGCAGCAAAAGCCGACCTATAAAACCATGACCCAGGCCAGCGTCGAGTTTCTGCGGCGCGGCACCACCAAAGCCCCGGAAGCCATTTCGGGTGCACGTCTTAGGCGTAGCCATATTCTGGTCACGGTCAAATTACCGATGGCATTCCCCCGGCCGAGTGAAGCTGACATCCGCCGTGCCTGTGAATTGCAAATGGCCACCCAGCAATCGCTGGCGACCATTGGCTTATATCCTGAGGTGTTGGGTGCTGATCAGTATGTGCGCATCCTGAATACACTGCTCAATTGGCAGCCGGATGCCGGCTGGAAAGACCGGGTGGTACCCGAGTGTGATCCGACTCAACTGATCCGCGATCAATTATTGGATTTCGATAACGCCATTCGAACCGACGAGAAAGGCATTTGGCTTGGATCAAAACGGGTAAAAACCCTATCTGCCAAACGCACACCCGATCATTTTTACTTTGGCAGCGCCAAGAGTTACTTGGGCGACATTCTGTCCGGAACCCGAGGCATTCGGCAAAATGCCTTGCTCAGTCTAACCCTGCATTACCCCGATGCCGAATCGACGCGTACTCGGCAAGAAGGCGTGCGGCAATTCATCACCAATCAGGTCAATACGCCAATTGCCCGGTTTTTGCCGGTGCTGGTACAACGCAAACACCATTTCGACGTGTTGTTCGACGCTTACCGCGACGGCGACCGGCCAATCCGGGCGTATTTTGGCGTACTGCTGTTTTGCGACGAAGCCGAAGAAGCGGCGGCCGTTTCGAATGCGCGGGTGTATTTTCGGGAACTGGGTTTTCAGCTGTTGGAAGACAAGTATTTCTGCCTGCCGTTATTCCTGAATTGTTTGCCGTTTGGGCCTGACCGTTCTGCAATTGCCGATTTGAAACGCTACCGCACCTTGGCCACTCGGCATGCGATTCCTTTATTGCCACTGTTCGGCGATTGGGCCGGCACCGGCACGCCGACCTTGAACTTTGTGTCACGTAATGGCGAACACATGGCGGTATCGCTGTTTGATACCACCGGCAACTACAACCTCTGTATCGCCGCCGAATCCGGCAAAGGCAAATCTTTTCTGACCAACGAGATCATCGTCAGCTACCTGACCGAAGGTGCGCAGATCTGGGCCATCGATGTCGGCCGCTCCTATGAAAACCTCTGTGAGGTGCTGGAAGGCGATTTCGTCAAATTCACCCACGGCTCGAGCATTTGCATGAACCCGTTCGAGATCGTGCAGAACTTTGAGGAAGAAGCCGATATGTTAGCGGGATTGGTCAGCCAGATGGCCGCACCGACCGAGAAACTGACCGACTTTCAAACCGCCGGTCTCAAGCGGATATTGAAACAACTGTGGACCGATAAAGCTCAGTCCATGTCGGTGGACGACATTGCAAAATGCCTGTGTACCGAAGCCGATCAACGCTTGAAGGATGTCGGCGAGCAGTTGTTTCCCTTTACCACACGAGGCGAATACGGCCGCTACTTCAACGGTAAAAACAACGCCAAGTTCGCTCGCGACTTTACCGTACTGGAACTGGAAGAACTCAAGGGCCGTAAGCATTTACAACAGGTGGTGTTGCTGCAGCTGATTTACCAGATTCAGCAAGAAATGTATCTCGGCGAACGCAACCGGCCCAAGATCGTCATCATCGACGAAGCTTGGGATCTGCTCACCGAAGGCGATGTCGCCAAGTTCATGGAGCATGGCTACCGGCGGTTTCGGAAATACGGCGGTGCGGCGGTGACCATTACCCAGTCGGTGAACGACTTGTACCGTAATGCCGCGGGCCGGGCCATCGTCGAGAACTCGGCCAATATGTATCTGCTCGGTCAAAAAGCCGAAGTCATCGAAGGCATGAAGCAGGACCGACGCTTACCGTTATCGGATGGCGGTTATGAACTCCTGAAAACCGTGCATACCTTACCCGGTGCGTATTCCGAAATTTTCTTCATCACCGAGATGGGCTCCGGTATCGGTCGACTGATCGTCGATCCTTACAAACGCATTCTGTTTTCCACCAAACCTGAAGACGTCAACGCCTTGAAGCAATTGCGCCGACAAGGCCTAAGTCTGGGTGATGCCATTCAACAACTCATCGACAGTCGTAGCAGTAAGCCTAAGGAGATCGGTTATGGATCCTAAGTCCCAATGGCTCAGTACCGTTGTCATCTCAGCCTGTTTGGGCGGTATAGGCGGTTGGGTGGCTGCACAACATCAACTAGAACAACCCCTGGCACGCCTGAATCTGGTCACGCCAGTTTTCGTACTTGACCGGGGCAAGTTAATTCAATCGATACCGCCCAATGCCAGCCAGGAGCAAATGGCCAAAATAGTCGATGACTGGCAGGGTCAAGCCAAGAAACTCAGTGATGCGGGTTATCTGGTCATCGATTCAACGGCGGTGGTGTCTGCCCCGGCGGATGTTTATGTTCAGCATCACACCCGGTGAGTCTATGCAATCCAATCATTCGAACGTTGCTATCGCAAGAACATCTACTACCAAGCACAGACCCTATCAAACCCGAGCGTCATTTCTACGGTTTATCGGGAAAGCTTTACCGATCTTGTTGCTGGCACTGGCCGTCGAACGCTACATCGGGGAGCGCTTTCTGATTGGCGGTGATGATCAAGTCGATCGCTGTCTGCCGGACAAATGGATTTACCTGATCGATACCCACAACAAGGACATCTGGCGCGGCGATTTGATCGCTTTTCGTGCCGAACGCATGGCGCCTTATTTCAAAGATGGCCAGATCATTGTCAAAATCGCCGCCGGCGTCACGGGTGACACCGTCCATGTCGATCAACAGCACACCAAGATCAACGGTGAACGGGTTATTGACGGGCTAACGTTGGCCGAAAAACTCAAAAAGCCGGCCAACAGTTTTAAACGCCATGAAACTATACCAACTGCTGCCTATTGGGTGACCGGGAAAACCGACAAAAGCTTCGATTCACGCTACTGGGGCTATGTCTACGACCACCAAGTGATTGGACGGGCCTATGCGTTGTTTTGACCTCCTTCAGTTTCCTTGGCGGCAATCGGTGATCTGTCTGCTTTGTTGGGTTGATATGCACCCGGTTCAGGCTGAGGAAGCCTGGCTGCAACGTTCTCAGGCTATTTTGCAAACCTTGGAAGGACAGCCTCGACCCGACTGGTTGACCGGTCAGTCTGAACAACTGGACATGAAACACCAAGCGCAAAAAGTGTTGGAAGCGTCGCAGGCGATTCGAGCAGAGACGCTATCGACACAATCAACAACATTGGCAAGCGGTCCGCCAACAACGTCTTCGAACAAACCGCTCACGCTATTGTTTGTCTCCTTCTCGCTGGGTGAGTCCCTGCTGAAAAGTATCTTTGAAGAAGCCTCAGGTCGGGACGACGTGTTACTGATGTTTCGCGGGCCAAAGCCAGGCCAAAAGTTACCGGCATTGATGGCCGACCTGAAACGCTTGCTGAAAGGCATTGAGCCATTGCCGAACATTGTCATTGATCCCACCCGTTTTCAACGCTGGTCGGTGTCGTCCGTACCAGACATTGTCGTCGAACAGGAAGGCAAATCCCGTTTGCATGTTCGAGGTGTCAGCAGTCTGTCTTGGCTGAACGAGCAACTCAAAGCCGGCAAACAAGGAGAGTTGGGAACCTTGGGCGATGTCGGCGAGATTGCTGAAATCGACTTGTTGGAAGAGATCAAACTCCGGATGGCCGCCATCGACTGGAAACAAAAGCAGCAACATGCCATCGCTCGATTCTGGGAACAGCAAAAATTTGAAGACTTACCCGCCGCTCAGGCCGATCGTGATCGGATTGTGGATCTGACCATCACCGCCCCACGCGATCTAGTTGCTCCCAACGGTCAGCTGATTATCCATGCCGGACAAACCTTCAATCCCTTGGACAAAATGCCGTTTGGCTTATGCCTGATGGTATTCGATGCCACGGTGCCTGCTCAAGTTGAGCTGATTCAGCATCAGTCCTGCCAGGACAAACAATCTCGCGTGATGTATCTGGCCACATCGCTGTCTCGTCATAAAGGTTGGGAGATTTTAAAGCGTTTGGAAACGACGTTGCAGGCACCGGTGTATTTATTGACACCGGATGTGCGCAGCCGCTTTCAATTACAGCATGTGCCGGCTGTCGTTGAACAATCCGGCAATCGTTTGCTGGTTCATGAACGAAAACTGCCGGCCGCAACGGGAGAACGATCATGAAGCGGTTCGTTTTCCTTTGGGTGTTGGGCGGTTTGATAACCCTGGCAACTCCGTTGTATGCCGAGACCACCACCAGTAGCGTCGATCCGTTGTGCTCGGACGCCGAACTGTGGTCCGGCAAACTGATCACCGATATTTGCTGGAGCTGCCTATTTCCGATTCGAGCGGCCGGGTCGTCGCTGGGTGGTGGCAACGTACCGAGCATCGCCACCGACGAGAAGTTCTGTTTTTGCACCGATCCGATGGGCATTCCGGAGCTGGGCATGACCATGGGTCTTTGGAATCCGGCCCGGCTGATTGAGATTGTCCGCAATCCCTGGTGTTCACCGGCACTGGGCGGACATAAATTCAGCGCCTCGAATGTGCGCTTAATCGCCACTACCGGCAAAGCCGATTTCGATGCCAGCGAGATGTCCTTTTTTAACTACCACTACTTTGCGTTTCCATTGACCATTTTGCTGGACCTGTTCTGGGACGGCCGTTGCAACAGTGACGGTTATCGTGATTTTGATTTACTGTACGTCTCGGAATTGGATCCGACCTGGAATAGCGACTTATTGGCTTTTTTTACCAGTCCGGAAACGGCGTTGTTTGCCAATCCGGTGGCCATTTCAGCGTGTGTCGCCGACGCGGCGGCGGCAGCCACCGGCAATCCTTTGGACGCCTTGTTCTGGTGTGCAGGGGCTTGGGGGCATATGTATCCCTTATCTGGGATTTCGCCGACCAGTTACGGTACCGATCCTCGTATCACCAGTTTATTGGCCACTCGCGCCACGGCATCCTTGCATCGGCGTGGGCTAGCCTGGAAAACCTCGGGCAACGATGCTTTGTGCGGTGGTTACATCTATCCATTCATTCCCAAGTCGCAATACCGACTATCGATGTTTTATCCCGTTGCCGAAACCGAATCCAATCACGCTATTGGCGAAACCACGTTCAAGTGGGGTGCGGGCCGCACATATCCGGGGCCGGGCGAAGATCATCTCTACCTGCTGTGGCGTTGGCAGGACTGTTGTCTATTCTAGGGCGAACTGTTCACGATAAATCAGTCTAACACATTGATTAAAAATACAAATGTGAGATCAATTATGAACAGAGTATTCATCAAAGCAAGTGGTATCAACCCGATCATAAAAGTGTTCACACGATGGCCTTATCCATTGGTCAGCCGGGATTGTCCAATGAACATCTGTTCACAGTCATTTGTCGATCAGTAGGTGCACCGTGAACACTATTGTCCGATCAGCCATTCACCTTGATCAGCATCCGGCCATGTCCTCGGAGGTATTGGTATCCTGTGCGTTGCCAACGGGCTTTTTATTTTTGGTTGACGATGATACGGGACGTGTCATAGAGCCGGTATTACTGTATTTAATGGATCGATTCCTCATTCGTTACGGCAATACCAGGCCCAATACGTTGCGGGCTACAGTCTACAACCTGAAGGATTGGTGGGCATTTCTGGCGGAGTTTGCCAAACCCTGGAACGAAGTCAGTGAGGATGATCTTCGTTTTTACCGGGATGCCATGCTGCAGACCGTGTCACCCAAAACCCATCAACCCTATGAGGTCGGCACTGTCCGCCGTCGACTGACCACGGTATTACAGTTCTATGACTGGGCCCGACGGGCGGGGTTTTTCGGAGTGATTTTCGATTCGAAATCCACTCGCCAAATCGTCAGATCAATGGATCATGATGCGTTGGCGCATTTGCATTCAAATCCCGTACAGCGTACCACCTCTGATTTACTGCCGTTGCCGCGTCGGGGCGCCGATGATGCCGTTCACCCATTGACTGAAACGGAATATCGCGCGGTTGCACATTGTCTTGGGCCGCTACCGCCTGGCAGCACGCGATCTAACGATGATTGCCGTCCAACTTTGGATCGGCTGATTGCCGAAATTTCCCTCCATACCGGTATGCGTCGGGATGAAATTTCATCACTGAATCGTTGGCAAATTCTAGATCTGCGACCTGATGCATCCCAACCTTTCGGTGTGCTGAAACTACGGATCAGTAAAACCAAGGGTCTCAGGCCGCGTGTCGTGTTCATGCCCAATTGGCTGGTAACGGCATTGCACTGGTATATCGATCATGAGCGGAAGGACGCGCTGCATGCCGCCAAAAAGCAAGGCCAAATCAAAGAACCGAGCGCACTGTTTTTGAACGGTATCCATGCCGGACGTCATGTTGGAAAACCCATTCAAAATGGCAGTATCGATGCGCATTTTCGGCAGGCTCTGTTTGCCGCCGGCCTGACGCATACCGTACATAAAACTGACCCGGAAACAGGGAAACCGTATGCCACGCAAGAACCCCGTCATGTTTTCCACGACCTCAGACATACCTTTGCGACCTGGCTGTATTGGTTTGAAAAGTCGCAAGGTAATGCGGAACCCTGGAAAAAGATTCAGGCACGCTTGGGGCATACCTCGTTGGCGACGACCACCAATCTCTACTTGCGCGCCGTGACGGATTTTGAAGCTCAAGTCAGTGATACCACCATGAAGTTTTTCGAGGCGATGCGTCATGGCTGAGTCATTTTCTGATCGTCGCTCCCCACGCCCCAGTCGCTACGCACAACTCGTAGGTACGACGGTGGCGGACCTCGACGCTGTTCGCCGGGAACGCCTATCCTCGATTAGCGAAGAAAGCGATGGGGATGGCAAACGTCGGTTATTCATTCGTTTCCCGACACCGCACAGTCGAGAATCCATTCAAACCTTGGAGGTTTCAAACTGGATGATGGCGCCCGAGTTGGCCGTTGCCTTTGCCGAGATGGTCGTCGTATGGGGTGGGGATAAATCCGAACCAAGTCGGCAAACGTTTATCAACGATCTGAACCATGGGTTTTTCCAGTATCTGACTCGCATCGATAGGCCAACGCCCAGTCTGGAAACCCTTAACACGGCATTCATCAATGGTTTTATCGAATGGCTGGGACGTATGGAAGACGGCGCCTATGTGCTTGCGGCTTACACCCGTTTGCATTACCTGGGTGTAGTTCGCAGCGTGGTTTCTCACCTGAAAAAATCTAAGCAGTACCGTTCCCAATTAAGCAAGGATTTACATATTCGCCGCAATCCCTGGCCAGGGGCATCACGGCAAATCGCACATCCGACAAAAATCATCGAGCCGGCGGATTGGGTTCATCTTCATAGTATGTGTATCGAAGCATGTACGAAAATCATGCAAACCGTCGAAAAGGGCTGGATGATGTTGGCCGAAGAATCCCCCGAGCCCAATAGTCTGGAAAGCCATTTGCAAAGATTGGACGCGCTGTTTCCGACAGTGATTGGGTCTTTCGTCAAACTACAGCAACTCGACGCGTCATTGGCCCACCAAATTGGCACGCCGGAAGCACTGGCGACACTCAGAACCTACCTTCACCCCTCGCCAAGGGATCTGGTGCCGTTCCTACTGTTATTGGCCATGGTGAGCTTTTTCAGTGGCGAAACCCTGTTTACAACCCGCCGAAGCGACGTGTCCTATATCGAAATCCAGGGCACCAAACGCTTGGTTTGGCGTCCCTATAAATCGAGAAGCCGACGCCGACAGCACCGTAGTTTTCCTATCTCGGATGCCCCAGACAGTCCGACGGTGCTGATTCCGTTTATCGAGCGTTGGACAGCACGGATTCGTCCAGCAGCAACGCCGCGCCTGCAAGAGTGGTTGTTTATCTGGATTCCCGTGAACAAACCCTCTGAGCCTCATGGTTTCGAATCAAAATCGGGAGGCAGCAAAGGGGCATGGAAAAACCATTTGTCAGACTTTTTGATCGAAAACG of the Methylomonas sp. MK1 genome contains:
- a CDS encoding TrbC family F-type conjugative pilus assembly protein → MHPVQAEEAWLQRSQAILQTLEGQPRPDWLTGQSEQLDMKHQAQKVLEASQAIRAETLSTQSTTLASGPPTTSSNKPLTLLFVSFSLGESLLKSIFEEASGRDDVLLMFRGPKPGQKLPALMADLKRLLKGIEPLPNIVIDPTRFQRWSVSSVPDIVVEQEGKSRLHVRGVSSLSWLNEQLKAGKQGELGTLGDVGEIAEIDLLEEIKLRMAAIDWKQKQQHAIARFWEQQKFEDLPAAQADRDRIVDLTITAPRDLVAPNGQLIIHAGQTFNPLDKMPFGLCLMVFDATVPAQVELIQHQSCQDKQSRVMYLATSLSRHKGWEILKRLETTLQAPVYLLTPDVRSRFQLQHVPAVVEQSGNRLLVHERKLPAATGERS
- the traA gene encoding TraA family conjugative transfer protein encodes the protein MKSSTRTGVLVALASLFFMLMASDAMAGAGGTEFNNVWTLLTGWVEGLLGRIIAIVFVIVGLVAGVVRGSIMGFVLGIASGVGLFAAPTIITNIVTATI
- a CDS encoding TraB/VirB10 family protein; this encodes MASVDTWWTRLSPTAKRNLAVGSIGTVLLAVIIALATITPEVGKPLSKQATIQHILTDSDPRSLGIDGISAQLRDLLQKNDEQARRLASIEEQQRREQQSDEIRFKQWTTAEREAYEAKLQAVTGEVETLKNKASTTAVAGNPGDANQPAVEPTAPGRPSYGRPSNPPFDNGQDDLNRVFEQAAIPAPTASNTGVSGARANNQAPAAMQIRVIQEGTDQSNDKDKDTTPTLDRRHSNHANNDVFIPAGSILTGVLLNGLDAPTGKKAKKEPMPVLFRIKKEAILPNRFHADVRECFLLAAGFGDLSAERAYFRGETFSCVRQDGGVIEVPMNAYATGEDGKNGVRGRVVSKQGALLAQSMMAGFLRGFSDAFGRNQIPVLMTGGLGALSGTTPFQSAFSSQSMEGGALKGAGYAMERLSHFYMDMAEEIYPVIEVDATRQVNFIVQKGTALKLKSPS
- the lepB gene encoding signal peptidase I — protein: MQSNHSNVAIARTSTTKHRPYQTRASFLRFIGKALPILLLALAVERYIGERFLIGGDDQVDRCLPDKWIYLIDTHNKDIWRGDLIAFRAERMAPYFKDGQIIVKIAAGVTGDTVHVDQQHTKINGERVIDGLTLAEKLKKPANSFKRHETIPTAAYWVTGKTDKSFDSRYWGYVYDHQVIGRAYALF
- a CDS encoding RRXRR domain-containing protein, with product MTGDLSDTETAMGNRRPSRCRKDGRTVQVQAANGHPLNPCHPARARELLRKKRVIRVCRHPFTIRLHAEHQTETMQQLYAEETTS
- the traC gene encoding type IV secretion system protein TraC translates to MTTAQPPRADQLFPVLAYEYDHHLFLMADSSIGFGFLCRPMTGADANVSARVNVLLNQDWPPETLLQVSLWTSPDIEESLAIMQTRRLKQQKPTYKTMTQASVEFLRRGTTKAPEAISGARLRRSHILVTVKLPMAFPRPSEADIRRACELQMATQQSLATIGLYPEVLGADQYVRILNTLLNWQPDAGWKDRVVPECDPTQLIRDQLLDFDNAIRTDEKGIWLGSKRVKTLSAKRTPDHFYFGSAKSYLGDILSGTRGIRQNALLSLTLHYPDAESTRTRQEGVRQFITNQVNTPIARFLPVLVQRKHHFDVLFDAYRDGDRPIRAYFGVLLFCDEAEEAAAVSNARVYFRELGFQLLEDKYFCLPLFLNCLPFGPDRSAIADLKRYRTLATRHAIPLLPLFGDWAGTGTPTLNFVSRNGEHMAVSLFDTTGNYNLCIAAESGKGKSFLTNEIIVSYLTEGAQIWAIDVGRSYENLCEVLEGDFVKFTHGSSICMNPFEIVQNFEEEADMLAGLVSQMAAPTEKLTDFQTAGLKRILKQLWTDKAQSMSVDDIAKCLCTEADQRLKDVGEQLFPFTTRGEYGRYFNGKNNAKFARDFTVLELEELKGRKHLQQVVLLQLIYQIQQEMYLGERNRPKIVIIDEAWDLLTEGDVAKFMEHGYRRFRKYGGAAVTITQSVNDLYRNAAGRAIVENSANMYLLGQKAEVIEGMKQDRRLPLSDGGYELLKTVHTLPGAYSEIFFITEMGSGIGRLIVDPYKRILFSTKPEDVNALKQLRRQGLSLGDAIQQLIDSRSSKPKEIGYGS
- a CDS encoding DsbC family protein, which codes for MTLRKISLLIATLLGTSIALAANPQKQAVSDIAAGLLSIKIDGMQDLPISGLKMVKSGEQTVFISSNGRFAFYGGKLMDIWTQQEIKELADIDKIANRIDLSRMKLKADDLGAVTVGHGKAQVLVFIDPRCPYCGKVMKDLQALQDQYTFKLVMVPILGPESQNIVVQLACQLGASDTKAKDAARDRLLKQDYAGLPTEPPVQCNKEPLQKAVVTAKLFDLKGVPFLIAPDGRTHSGAPEVLADWLADKPKPSPSLATTPATNAQNTKAQEKQP
- a CDS encoding TraV family lipoprotein, with product MHSNSLTFSSLLLMVLTTGCATTEYGCKGMPDEPSCLSTTQAYQITNTAITEAPPENNQSSESPVKPTLPPPLQQPVPKIDDPTPIRTPSQVMRIWIAPWEDAEGDLMVSNYVYTELEPRRWMIGKAAPTANSSLIPLQIEQRPSEKRPTVDTPEDDNPENRLGKQLP
- a CDS encoding TraK domain-containing protein; amino-acid sequence: MNRSFPPILLFLTVSTALSADELPVTVLPPATTVAEDSSSSQPVVPSQPDFGIELPPVDASILKAAKQQAAASNSASATSIGPQHIAVKPGINELMPIAVGHLNRLVTPFEHPVVTTTSQATTSTKGKIVYVATADETPVTLYITPGDNQDIALSLTLIPKRIPAREIHLDLDKDSYQLLNQWQRADSASRTSSQQEQAYISQLKALFRDLGLQKTPAGYSLREPKPQEQIRCLQDRVQIKTGQVLESQDRLILVGLAKNTGGDMLEFDERSCATTQQDVLAVSVWPNVVLKPQEATELYVMVRQSPEASSSLRPSLLSGGQP